A genomic region of [Eubacterium] eligens ATCC 27750 contains the following coding sequences:
- the ftsE gene encoding cell division ATP-binding protein FtsE, producing the protein MIIMEDVTKTYSTGVAALNGINLHIQKGEFVFIVGKSGSGKSTLIKLLLKELDPTSGKIYVNKKYLNKITRKKLPYLRRDIGVVFQDFRLLPDRNVYENIAFAQKVVEAPNRKIKSRVLAMLSMVGLLDKYKAFPNELSGGEQQRIAIARALVNKPAILLCDEPTGNLDPANSNEIMKILNQVNKQGTTVLVVTHNMEIVQQMKKRTITMSEGKIISDQEKGGYFYED; encoded by the coding sequence ATGATAATCATGGAAGATGTTACGAAGACATATTCCACTGGCGTTGCTGCGCTTAATGGAATTAATCTTCACATCCAGAAAGGTGAATTCGTATTTATAGTAGGTAAGAGTGGTTCAGGTAAGTCGACTCTTATCAAACTATTACTTAAGGAATTAGATCCTACATCAGGTAAGATATATGTTAATAAGAAATATCTCAATAAGATAACAAGAAAGAAGCTTCCGTATCTTAGAAGAGATATTGGTGTAGTATTCCAGGATTTCCGTCTGTTACCAGACAGAAATGTATATGAGAATATCGCATTTGCACAGAAGGTAGTAGAAGCTCCTAACAGAAAGATTAAGTCAAGAGTACTTGCGATGCTTTCCATGGTAGGACTTCTTGACAAATATAAGGCTTTTCCTAATGAGTTATCAGGTGGTGAGCAGCAGAGAATCGCAATTGCAAGAGCGCTGGTTAACAAGCCGGCTATATTGTTGTGTGACGAGCCAACAGGTAACCTTGATCCTGCCAATTCTAATGAAATCATGAAGATTCTTAATCAGGTTAATAAGCAGGGAACAACAGTACTTGTAGTTACCCATAATATGGAGATAGTTCAGCAGATGAAGAAGAGAACTATTACTATGAGTGAAGGAAAGATTATCAGCGATCAGGAAAAGGGTGGTTATTTCTATGAAGATTAG
- a CDS encoding PucR family transcriptional regulator, with translation MISNRILQTTVDGLKAISRVDLCIVDADKNVAAKTFDNVSECLADAISFIDSPAESQAVNGFQFFKVEDEGNLEYIIMARGTSDDVYMVGKLAAFQIQNLLVAYKERFDKDNFIKNLLLDNLLRVDMYTRAEKLHIETDVKRVVYIIETKHEKDTSALETVRTLFANKTRDFITAVDEKSIILVKEVKGNESYDELDKTADVIIDMLNTEAMSAAHVAYGTIVNDIREVSRSYKEAKMALDVGKIFYSNKNVVAYNRLGIGRLIYQLPIPLCQMFIKEIFEGKAPDDFDDETLSTINKFFENSLNVSETSRQLYIHRNTLVYRLDKIQKITGLDLRVFDDAITFKIALMVVKYMKYMESKDTF, from the coding sequence ATGATATCTAATAGAATTTTACAGACAACTGTAGATGGACTTAAGGCTATTTCACGAGTGGATTTGTGCATTGTGGATGCAGATAAGAATGTTGCAGCCAAGACTTTTGATAATGTTTCAGAATGCCTCGCGGATGCGATTAGTTTTATTGATTCGCCAGCAGAGAGTCAGGCAGTTAATGGTTTTCAGTTTTTTAAGGTTGAGGATGAAGGAAATCTTGAGTATATAATTATGGCAAGAGGCACAAGCGATGATGTATATATGGTTGGAAAGCTGGCTGCTTTCCAGATTCAGAATCTTCTGGTTGCATATAAAGAAAGATTTGATAAAGATAACTTTATCAAGAATCTTCTGCTTGATAATCTTCTTCGTGTTGATATGTACACAAGAGCAGAAAAGCTTCATATTGAAACAGATGTGAAGAGAGTTGTATATATTATTGAAACTAAGCATGAGAAGGATACAAGTGCGTTAGAGACAGTAAGAACACTTTTTGCTAATAAGACAAGAGATTTCATTACAGCAGTTGACGAGAAGAGTATAATTCTTGTTAAGGAAGTTAAAGGCAATGAGTCATATGATGAACTTGACAAGACAGCTGATGTTATAATTGATATGTTAAACACTGAGGCGATGAGTGCGGCACATGTTGCTTATGGTACAATTGTTAATGATATAAGGGAGGTTTCAAGATCTTACAAGGAAGCAAAGATGGCACTTGATGTGGGAAAGATTTTCTACAGCAATAAGAATGTTGTTGCTTACAACAGATTAGGAATAGGCCGTCTTATATATCAGCTTCCTATACCATTATGTCAGATGTTCATTAAGGAGATATTTGAAGGAAAGGCTCCTGATGATTTTGACGATGAGACTCTGTCAACAATTAATAAGTTCTTTGAGAACAGCCTTAATGTTTCAGAGACATCAAGACAGCTTTACATTCACAGAAATACACTTGTTTACAGACTGGATAAGATACAGAAGATAACCGGGCTTGACCTCAGAGTGTTTGATGATGCAATAACATTTAAGATTGCTCTTATGGTAGTTAAGTACATGAAGTATATGGAAAGTAAAGATACATTTTAG